The following are encoded together in the Sphingomicrobium clamense genome:
- the clpS gene encoding ATP-dependent Clp protease adapter ClpS, whose product MTDWRFLTGGPTGPDDIDEADTGVATKTRAKTKKPSNYKVLMLNDDYTPMEFVVMVLQRFFNMGIEDATRVMLQVHQQGVAVCGVFTYEVAETKVQQVMDSARENQHPLQCTLEKA is encoded by the coding sequence ATGACCGACTGGCGATTCTTGACTGGCGGCCCCACCGGCCCCGACGATATCGACGAGGCCGATACCGGCGTCGCGACCAAGACTCGTGCCAAGACCAAAAAGCCGAGCAATTACAAGGTACTGATGCTCAACGACGACTATACGCCGATGGAATTCGTCGTGATGGTCCTCCAGCGCTTCTTCAACATGGGCATCGAGGACGCGACCCGCGTCATGCTCCAGGTGCACCAGCAGGGCGTCGCGGTGTGCGGCGTGTTCACCTACGAAGTTGCCGAAACCAAGGTGCAGCAGGTGATGGACAGCGCCCGCGAGAACCAGCACCCGCTGCAATGTACACTGGAAAAGGCGTAA
- a CDS encoding phasin family protein translates to MTDETKGSKVEKTEGDKPEVKVEPEVKAAVQKVNAEATAPKAKAPVKKKIAKKPAAKRAPVQKKIKAKAPAQKAAPSPKKKENTMGKMDINNWFAAFELPTADKVEELVADANKKGEEFIAKSKSATEELAELTKANIEAMVEAGKIATAGAKQIGEELVEDGRDGFEKASEAMKAFAEAKSPAEVMELQAKMVRENVDHMIAETSALTEQWVKLAGEAMQPVSNRASLNAEKIKAFMA, encoded by the coding sequence ATGACCGACGAAACCAAAGGTTCGAAAGTGGAAAAGACCGAAGGCGACAAGCCCGAGGTCAAGGTCGAACCCGAAGTGAAGGCGGCAGTGCAGAAGGTCAATGCCGAAGCGACGGCCCCGAAGGCCAAGGCTCCGGTGAAGAAGAAGATTGCGAAGAAACCGGCGGCGAAGCGCGCCCCGGTGCAGAAGAAAATCAAGGCGAAGGCGCCGGCCCAGAAGGCCGCCCCGAGCCCCAAGAAGAAGGAAAATACCATGGGTAAGATGGACATCAACAACTGGTTCGCCGCGTTCGAACTGCCGACCGCCGACAAGGTGGAAGAGCTGGTCGCCGATGCGAACAAGAAGGGCGAAGAATTCATCGCCAAGTCGAAGTCGGCCACCGAAGAACTGGCCGAACTGACCAAGGCCAACATCGAAGCGATGGTCGAAGCGGGCAAGATTGCCACTGCCGGTGCCAAGCAGATCGGTGAAGAGCTGGTCGAAGACGGTCGCGACGGTTTCGAAAAGGCCTCGGAAGCCATGAAGGCGTTTGCCGAAGCCAAGAGCCCGGCCGAAGTCATGGAACTCCAGGCCAAGATGGTTCGCGAGAATGTCGACCACATGATCGCCGAAACCTCGGCCCTGACCGAACAGTGGGTCAAGCTGGCCGGTGAAGCGATGCAGCCGGTCTCGAACCGCGCGAGCCTCAACGCCGAGAAGATCAAGGCGTTCATGGCCTAA
- the gmk gene encoding guanylate kinase, with product MENPSRRGLLIVLSSPSGAGKTTISRKLMEADPTITMSISATTRAPRPGEEDGKDYHFVTDEAFQHLVDEGELAEWAYVFDHRYGSPKEPIKEALKAGRDILFDIDWQGTQQLRSAFGNDLVSIFILPPSMKELERRLHDRKTDSEDVIAGRMRRAAGEIGHWGEYDYVLVNEQVEDCLSEVQAIVTAERMRRNRRPYLTDFTRQLVERPNN from the coding sequence ATGGAAAACCCCTCGCGCCGTGGCCTGTTGATCGTCCTTTCCTCGCCCTCGGGCGCGGGCAAGACGACGATCTCGCGAAAGCTGATGGAGGCCGACCCCACCATCACCATGTCGATTTCCGCCACCACGCGAGCGCCGCGCCCTGGCGAAGAGGACGGCAAGGACTATCACTTCGTCACCGACGAAGCCTTCCAGCACCTCGTCGACGAGGGCGAGCTGGCCGAGTGGGCCTATGTCTTCGACCATCGCTACGGCAGCCCGAAAGAGCCGATCAAGGAAGCGCTCAAGGCCGGGCGCGACATCCTCTTCGACATCGACTGGCAGGGCACGCAGCAGCTGCGCAGCGCCTTCGGCAACGACCTCGTCTCGATCTTCATCCTGCCCCCCTCGATGAAGGAGCTCGAGCGCCGCCTCCACGACCGCAAGACCGACAGCGAAGACGTCATCGCCGGTCGCATGCGCCGCGCCGCGGGCGAAATCGGGCACTGGGGCGAATATGATTATGTGCTGGTGAACGAGCAGGTGGAGGACTGCCTCTCCGAAGTGCAGGCGATCGTGACCGCCGAGCGGATGCGCCGCAACCGCCGCCCCTACCTCACCGACTTCACCCGCCAGCTGGTCGAGCGTCCCAACAATTAG
- a CDS encoding ATP12 family chaperone protein has translation MKRFWKEAAVERVADGWTVKLDGRGIKTPARADLVVPSEALAAAIAAEWDAVEEEVDPKAMPMTGFANAAIDRIGPGREAFAADLAKYGAGELCCYRADYPDALCEVQCAAWDPLLDWAAKRYDVSFETTSGIMHVDQPEATVERLKAAVMALDPFRLAGLSPMVTIGGSLVAALAVLEGEIDAEAAWDAVEVDSLHQREQWGADAEAEARDEGRKRDFLDGARLLSLL, from the coding sequence GTGAAGCGGTTCTGGAAGGAAGCCGCGGTCGAGCGGGTTGCGGACGGCTGGACGGTCAAGCTCGACGGGCGGGGTATCAAGACGCCGGCGCGCGCGGACCTGGTCGTGCCGAGCGAGGCGTTGGCGGCCGCGATTGCGGCGGAATGGGATGCGGTCGAGGAAGAGGTCGATCCCAAGGCGATGCCGATGACCGGCTTTGCCAATGCAGCGATCGACCGGATCGGGCCGGGGCGCGAGGCGTTTGCGGCGGATCTCGCCAAATATGGCGCGGGGGAGCTGTGCTGCTACCGCGCCGACTATCCCGATGCGCTGTGCGAGGTGCAATGCGCGGCGTGGGACCCGCTGCTCGACTGGGCGGCGAAGCGCTACGACGTGTCGTTCGAGACGACGAGCGGCATCATGCATGTCGACCAGCCCGAGGCGACGGTCGAGCGGCTCAAGGCGGCGGTGATGGCGCTCGATCCGTTCCGGCTTGCGGGGTTGTCGCCGATGGTGACGATCGGCGGCTCGCTGGTCGCGGCGCTGGCGGTGCTCGAGGGTGAAATCGACGCTGAGGCGGCGTGGGACGCGGTGGAGGTCGACAGTCTCCACCAGCGCGAGCAATGGGGCGCCGATGCCGAGGCGGAAGCACGTGACGAAGGGCGCAAGCGCGACTTTCTCGACGGCGCGCGGCTGCTCAGCCTGCTCTAA
- a CDS encoding HAD-IA family hydrolase, producing MIKLAIFDCDGTLVDSGATIHRALDMALTAHGLACPPPEESKKVIGLSLVEAFERLVPGENHHALSETYKQAFFDMRGRGEVDEPLYEGIDALLGALEEDGWLLGVATGKSDRGLRAVLEHHGYEKKFVTLHTGDRHPSKPHPSMVLAGMADTGAEPAQTVLIGDTSYDMQMARNAGVGAIGVEWGYHARGELADAGAHHVAETANDVMVAAQEWIAR from the coding sequence ATGATCAAGCTCGCGATTTTCGATTGCGACGGCACGCTGGTGGATAGCGGCGCGACGATCCACCGCGCGCTCGACATGGCGCTGACCGCGCACGGCCTTGCCTGTCCGCCGCCCGAGGAGTCGAAGAAGGTGATCGGTCTTTCGCTGGTCGAGGCGTTCGAGCGTCTGGTGCCGGGCGAAAACCATCATGCGCTGTCCGAAACCTACAAGCAGGCCTTCTTCGATATGCGCGGGCGCGGTGAGGTCGACGAGCCGCTCTACGAGGGCATCGATGCGTTGCTGGGTGCGCTGGAGGAGGATGGCTGGCTGCTCGGCGTGGCGACGGGCAAGAGTGACCGGGGCCTGCGCGCAGTTCTCGAGCATCATGGCTATGAGAAGAAGTTCGTGACGCTTCACACGGGCGACCGGCATCCGTCCAAGCCGCATCCCTCGATGGTGCTGGCAGGGATGGCCGATACTGGGGCGGAGCCGGCGCAGACCGTGCTGATCGGCGATACGAGTTACGACATGCAGATGGCGCGCAATGCGGGCGTAGGCGCGATCGGGGTCGAATGGGGCTATCATGCGCGCGGCGAACTGGCCGATGCGGGGGCGCACCATGTCGCCGAGACTGCGAACGATGTCATGGTCGCGGCGCAGGAATGGATCGCGCGATGA
- a CDS encoding RluA family pseudouridine synthase, whose amino-acid sequence MAKPDTNNVSSYTVSAEDDGIRVDRWFKRHLPQIAFGAISRWARTGQLRVDGGRVQPGDRLVAGQEIRVPPLESAVTADKKMREEAPLSDEEVSAVQDMVVAKTPDAFVLNKPPGLATQGGTKTTKHLDKLLPGLVEGAEGRPKLVHRLDKDTSGVILVARTASAAAHFSRAFQGRTARKVYWAIVTGIPEVHGEEGLIDLPLAKQPGTGGEKMHVDMENGQNAKTKIRVIDRAGTRAAWVELQPLTGRTHQLRAHMAAVGHPIVGDAKYGGPDAMLTGGISRKLHLHARRLRIDAPGGKTIDRKAELPPHFAETLATLGFEEMDGDSLPLSLPDPTQSLEAKVKRKKQYAKNFRKERKGERRARGGQPTKGKKRPVKRGSPKKKR is encoded by the coding sequence ATGGCCAAGCCCGATACCAATAATGTCAGCAGCTACACCGTGTCCGCAGAGGATGACGGCATCCGCGTGGATCGCTGGTTCAAGCGTCACCTTCCGCAGATCGCCTTCGGGGCGATTTCGCGCTGGGCGCGAACCGGCCAGCTGCGCGTCGATGGCGGTCGTGTGCAGCCGGGCGACCGGCTGGTGGCAGGCCAGGAAATCCGCGTGCCCCCGCTCGAAAGCGCGGTAACGGCCGACAAGAAAATGCGCGAGGAAGCGCCGCTGTCAGACGAGGAAGTGTCGGCGGTGCAGGACATGGTCGTCGCGAAGACGCCCGACGCCTTCGTGCTCAACAAGCCGCCGGGGCTCGCCACGCAGGGCGGGACCAAGACCACCAAGCATCTCGACAAGTTGCTGCCCGGGCTGGTCGAGGGCGCAGAAGGCCGGCCCAAGCTGGTCCACCGGCTCGACAAGGATACGAGCGGGGTGATCCTTGTCGCCCGCACCGCGAGTGCGGCGGCGCATTTCTCGCGCGCCTTCCAGGGGCGCACGGCGCGCAAGGTCTATTGGGCAATCGTCACCGGCATCCCCGAAGTGCATGGCGAGGAAGGGCTGATCGACCTGCCGCTGGCCAAGCAGCCCGGGACGGGCGGCGAGAAGATGCACGTCGACATGGAGAACGGGCAGAACGCCAAAACCAAGATCCGCGTGATCGATCGCGCAGGTACGCGCGCGGCATGGGTCGAGCTGCAACCGCTGACCGGACGCACGCACCAGCTGCGCGCGCATATGGCCGCGGTCGGCCATCCGATCGTCGGCGACGCCAAATATGGCGGGCCCGATGCGATGCTGACCGGCGGGATCAGCCGAAAGCTGCACCTGCACGCGCGGCGGCTGCGCATCGATGCGCCGGGCGGCAAGACGATCGACCGTAAGGCGGAATTGCCGCCGCATTTCGCCGAGACGCTGGCGACGCTGGGGTTCGAGGAGATGGACGGCGACAGCCTGCCGCTGAGCCTGCCCGACCCGACCCAGAGTTTGGAAGCCAAGGTCAAGCGCAAGAAGCAGTACGCCAAGAATTTCCGCAAGGAACGTAAGGGCGAGCGACGGGCGCGGGGCGGGCAGCCGACCAAGGGCAAGAAGCGTCCGGTGAAGCGCGGGAGTCCGAAGAAGAAACGATGA
- a CDS encoding ribose-phosphate pyrophosphokinase has protein sequence MSDLWDAADVRAHLVGAAQAGQSVTYSEILNNLGYAFSRPKMRALCATLGDVDAEARGRGEPEMAVLVVRASDGLPGQGWWVSTDLRGYKGPWEGPRAQKFIAGLQQEVFDYWSADR, from the coding sequence ATGAGCGACTTGTGGGACGCCGCCGACGTGCGCGCGCATCTCGTGGGCGCGGCGCAGGCCGGCCAGTCGGTGACCTACTCCGAAATCCTCAACAATCTGGGCTACGCCTTTTCGCGGCCCAAGATGCGCGCTTTGTGCGCGACACTCGGCGATGTCGATGCCGAGGCACGAGGGCGCGGCGAGCCGGAGATGGCGGTACTAGTGGTGCGCGCGTCAGATGGGCTGCCGGGACAGGGCTGGTGGGTGTCGACCGACCTGCGGGGCTATAAAGGGCCGTGGGAAGGACCGCGTGCGCAGAAATTCATCGCCGGGCTGCAGCAGGAAGTTTTCGACTATTGGAGCGCGGATCGCTAA
- a CDS encoding DUF4893 domain-containing protein: MRFSHVACLLCGMAFLGGCAPFFEDLGYVRAGAPVVTVEADDPVPENDGWDAIVSVEDRERLSNVGDAWDVGLAVARQNSFTSAIENEGELLNPGAALPRVTPTPGSYRCRLVKLGAAEAGDPEFIAYQPFFCYIEFEDENFTIVKQTGTQRPSGRLYPLDDEALVFLGSLSLGNERDPVAYGDDPTRDMAGRFERIGPFRWRLVIPYPRNGGTLDIFELTPTIDQPE, encoded by the coding sequence ATGCGATTCTCTCACGTGGCGTGCCTGCTGTGCGGGATGGCGTTTCTTGGCGGTTGCGCGCCATTTTTCGAGGATCTCGGCTATGTCCGCGCCGGCGCGCCGGTGGTGACGGTCGAGGCCGACGACCCGGTGCCCGAGAATGATGGCTGGGACGCGATCGTGTCGGTCGAGGATCGTGAGCGGCTTTCCAATGTCGGCGACGCCTGGGACGTGGGGTTGGCGGTCGCGCGGCAAAACAGCTTCACCTCGGCCATCGAGAATGAGGGCGAATTGCTCAATCCGGGCGCAGCGCTGCCGCGGGTCACGCCGACGCCGGGCAGCTATCGGTGTCGACTGGTCAAACTGGGCGCGGCGGAAGCGGGCGACCCCGAGTTCATCGCCTATCAACCCTTCTTCTGCTACATCGAATTTGAGGACGAAAACTTCACCATCGTGAAGCAGACGGGCACGCAGCGCCCCTCGGGTCGTCTCTATCCGCTCGATGACGAAGCGCTCGTATTCCTTGGCAGCCTGTCGCTTGGCAACGAGCGCGATCCCGTAGCCTATGGCGACGATCCGACCCGCGACATGGCGGGGCGGTTCGAGCGGATCGGTCCGTTCCGCTGGCGGCTGGTCATTCCCTATCCACGTAATGGCGGGACGCTCGACATTTTCGAGCTGACGCCGACCATCGACCAGCCCGAATGA
- a CDS encoding YdeI/OmpD-associated family protein: MDAYLAKSADFARPILVHLRERAHAAAPEAAEDIKWGAPAFVANGQILFIMAAFKAHVAVNFWRGQELLGDKALDGAMGQLGKIATLDDLPDDDALDALIVAALDLTTTPPKKKANPKPEKLHPDFAAALDKAPKAKAVYEGFPPGARREYCDWVNDAKRDATRDKRIAQAVEWLAEGKKRNWKYQDC, encoded by the coding sequence ATCGACGCCTATCTCGCGAAGTCCGCCGATTTCGCGAGGCCCATCCTCGTCCACCTGCGCGAACGCGCGCACGCCGCCGCGCCCGAGGCTGCCGAGGATATCAAGTGGGGCGCACCGGCGTTCGTCGCCAACGGGCAGATCCTGTTCATCATGGCGGCCTTCAAGGCCCACGTCGCGGTCAATTTCTGGCGCGGGCAGGAATTGCTCGGTGACAAGGCATTGGACGGCGCCATGGGGCAGCTCGGCAAGATCGCGACGCTCGACGACCTGCCCGATGACGACGCGCTCGATGCGCTGATCGTCGCTGCGCTCGACCTCACGACCACCCCGCCCAAGAAAAAGGCGAACCCCAAGCCCGAAAAACTGCACCCCGATTTCGCGGCCGCGCTCGACAAGGCGCCTAAGGCCAAAGCGGTTTACGAGGGCTTTCCCCCCGGCGCGCGGCGCGAATATTGCGACTGGGTCAACGACGCCAAGCGCGACGCCACCCGCGACAAGCGCATCGCGCAGGCGGTCGAATGGCTCGCCGAGGGCAAGAAACGAAACTGGAAATATCAGGACTGCTGA
- a CDS encoding PHA/PHB synthase family protein encodes MAQIMGKAQQAWMKAWAEQFNESAKAPGLGAVPPTAADADPMEWMQAGAQAWAKGLDAWRDMLSDYEAAGQAKDRRFADPQWEENPAFAAMKAHYLALSKGMLETVEKIEGLDEEQREQLRFSTREFVDAMSPANFPLTNPQVIAEAVETQGESLAHGMANLLGDIAKGQITQSPEGAFELGRNLATTPGKVVFETPLYQLIHYAPTTEKVLKTPLVIFPPWINRFYILDLTPEKSFVRWAVEQGVSLFMVSWKSADESIADITMDDYVGAQEEAIDVVCDLLEVKQAHTIGYCVAGSVLAMTLAMLAAKGEADKVASATLFTAQIDFSEAGDLQLFTGDDTMATLEQLTADTGVLDGRVLAATFNMLRGRDLVWSYVVNNYWMGKDPRPFDLLHWNGDVTNLPGAWHRDYLDRLYRKNLMVEPGAISVLGHPVDLTAIETPLYIQAGEQDHIAPAASVWKWMDHARGEKRFVLAGSGHIAGVVNPPSAKKYHYSVLEKGEAGSLEEFREKATRREGSWWPDWIEWLKGIDDETVDAKGARVPGKGKLKPIEDAPGRYVKTR; translated from the coding sequence ATGGCTCAGATAATGGGCAAGGCGCAGCAGGCGTGGATGAAGGCCTGGGCCGAGCAGTTCAACGAGAGCGCCAAGGCGCCGGGACTGGGCGCGGTGCCGCCCACCGCTGCCGATGCCGACCCGATGGAGTGGATGCAGGCGGGGGCGCAGGCCTGGGCCAAGGGGCTCGACGCGTGGCGCGACATGCTGTCCGACTACGAGGCGGCGGGGCAGGCCAAGGATCGCCGCTTTGCCGACCCGCAATGGGAGGAAAATCCGGCTTTTGCGGCGATGAAGGCGCATTATCTGGCGCTGTCGAAGGGCATGCTGGAGACGGTCGAGAAGATTGAGGGGCTGGACGAGGAACAGCGCGAACAGCTGCGCTTTTCGACCCGCGAATTCGTCGACGCGATGAGCCCGGCCAACTTCCCGCTAACCAACCCGCAGGTGATCGCCGAGGCGGTCGAGACGCAGGGCGAAAGCCTGGCGCATGGCATGGCGAACCTGCTGGGCGACATCGCCAAGGGGCAGATCACGCAAAGCCCCGAGGGTGCGTTCGAGCTGGGGCGCAACCTGGCGACGACGCCGGGCAAGGTGGTGTTCGAGACGCCGCTCTACCAGCTGATCCATTATGCGCCGACTACCGAGAAGGTGCTGAAGACGCCGCTGGTTATCTTCCCGCCGTGGATCAACCGATTCTATATCCTCGACCTGACGCCCGAGAAGAGCTTCGTGCGCTGGGCGGTGGAGCAGGGGGTGAGCCTGTTCATGGTGAGCTGGAAATCGGCGGACGAGAGCATCGCCGACATCACGATGGACGATTATGTCGGCGCGCAGGAAGAGGCGATCGACGTGGTGTGCGACCTGCTCGAGGTGAAGCAGGCGCACACGATCGGATATTGCGTGGCGGGCAGCGTGCTGGCGATGACGCTGGCGATGCTTGCGGCCAAAGGAGAGGCGGACAAGGTGGCGAGCGCGACCCTGTTCACCGCGCAGATCGATTTTAGCGAGGCGGGCGACCTCCAGCTGTTCACCGGCGACGATACGATGGCGACGCTCGAGCAGCTGACCGCGGACACGGGCGTGCTCGACGGGCGCGTGCTGGCGGCGACCTTCAACATGCTGCGCGGGCGCGATCTGGTGTGGAGCTATGTCGTCAACAATTACTGGATGGGCAAGGATCCGCGGCCGTTCGACCTGCTCCACTGGAACGGGGACGTGACCAACCTGCCGGGCGCATGGCATCGCGACTATCTCGACCGGCTTTACCGCAAGAATTTGATGGTCGAGCCGGGAGCGATCTCTGTGCTGGGGCATCCGGTCGACCTGACTGCGATCGAGACGCCGCTCTACATCCAGGCGGGTGAGCAGGATCATATCGCGCCGGCCGCGAGCGTGTGGAAATGGATGGACCATGCGCGCGGCGAGAAGCGCTTCGTGCTGGCTGGTTCGGGGCATATTGCGGGGGTGGTGAACCCGCCCTCGGCTAAGAAATATCATTATAGCGTGCTCGAGAAGGGCGAAGCGGGGAGCCTTGAGGAGTTTCGCGAGAAGGCGACGCGGCGCGAAGGAAGCTGGTGGCCCGACTGGATCGAATGGCTCAAGGGAATCGACGACGAGACGGTCGACGCCAAGGGCGCGCGTGTGCCCGGCAAGGGCAAGCTGAAGCCGATCGAGGATGCGCCGGGGCGCTACGTCAAGACGCGCTGA
- a CDS encoding trimeric intracellular cation channel family protein — protein sequence MDAAIIPPGPLVALDYLGIAVFAISGALVAAEKKQTLVTFIFFAVITGVGGGTLRDLMIGAPVFWVNHNMTLLVCVACALLVWIFSKARLAERAILWFDAIGLAAYSVYGAAKALRYDVAPVPALAMGVMTACVGGIIRDVLAGEPSILMRPELYVTAAALASALYVTLVMFGAPPLLAALVAGLLGFSLRAAAIVRGLSLPSYKG from the coding sequence ATGGACGCCGCCATCATCCCTCCCGGCCCGCTGGTCGCGCTCGATTATCTCGGCATCGCCGTGTTCGCGATTTCGGGCGCCCTGGTCGCGGCCGAAAAGAAGCAGACGCTCGTCACCTTCATCTTTTTCGCGGTCATCACCGGGGTCGGCGGCGGAACGCTGCGCGACCTGATGATCGGCGCGCCCGTTTTCTGGGTGAACCACAACATGACCCTGCTCGTGTGCGTCGCCTGCGCGCTGCTCGTGTGGATCTTCAGCAAGGCGCGCCTCGCCGAGCGTGCGATCCTCTGGTTCGACGCGATCGGGCTCGCTGCCTACTCGGTCTACGGCGCGGCCAAGGCACTGCGCTACGACGTCGCCCCTGTCCCCGCCCTCGCGATGGGCGTGATGACCGCCTGCGTCGGCGGGATCATCCGCGACGTGCTTGCGGGCGAACCCTCCATCCTCATGCGCCCCGAGCTCTACGTGACCGCCGCCGCGCTCGCCTCGGCGCTCTACGTCACGCTCGTCATGTTCGGCGCGCCGCCGCTGCTCGCTGCCCTGGTCGCGGGGCTGCTCGGCTTCTCGCTCCGCGCCGCCGCGATCGTGCGCGGCCTCTCGCTTCCCAGCTACAAGGGCTGA
- a CDS encoding LL-diaminopimelate aminotransferase, whose amino-acid sequence MSDDYYRIRRLPPYVFAEVNAMKAAARAEGKDIIDLGMGNPDGKPPEHVIEKLCEVAHSPTAHRYSASAGIKGLRKAKADYYQRRFGVELDPETEVCVTLGSKEGFANLAQAITAPGDVALTPNPSYPIHHFGFIIAGAAIRSIPAAPGPLFFEKLELAMRYTVPRPKVLVVGYPSNPTAYTADLAFYEQLVAFAKEAGLTIISDLAYSEIYFDGNPTPSLLQVEGAKDIAVEFTSLSKTYSMAGWRMGFAVGNAKMIGALKRVKSYLDYGAFTPIQAAAVAALNGPQDCVEANRQLYKARRDVMVEAFGRAGWDVPPPAASMFVWAPIPEPYRDMGSMAFAKRLITEAGVAVAPGIGFGEEGEGYVRLALVENEQRIRQAARGIKAMLDKG is encoded by the coding sequence GTGTCCGACGACTATTACCGCATCCGCCGTCTCCCGCCTTACGTCTTCGCCGAGGTGAACGCGATGAAGGCCGCCGCGCGAGCGGAGGGCAAGGACATTATCGACCTCGGCATGGGCAATCCGGACGGCAAGCCGCCCGAGCATGTCATCGAAAAGCTCTGCGAAGTCGCGCACAGCCCGACCGCCCACCGCTACAGCGCCAGCGCGGGGATCAAGGGGCTGCGCAAGGCCAAGGCCGACTATTACCAGCGCCGTTTCGGAGTCGAGCTCGATCCCGAAACCGAGGTCTGCGTCACGCTCGGCTCGAAGGAAGGCTTCGCAAACCTTGCGCAGGCGATCACCGCGCCGGGCGATGTCGCGCTGACCCCCAACCCCAGCTACCCGATCCACCATTTCGGCTTCATCATCGCGGGCGCCGCGATCCGTTCGATCCCCGCCGCGCCCGGCCCGCTCTTCTTCGAGAAGCTCGAACTGGCGATGCGCTACACCGTGCCGCGCCCCAAGGTGCTGGTCGTCGGCTACCCGTCCAACCCGACCGCCTACACCGCCGACCTCGCTTTCTACGAACAGTTGGTCGCGTTCGCGAAGGAGGCCGGGCTCACCATCATCTCCGACCTTGCCTATTCGGAAATCTATTTCGACGGCAATCCGACCCCCTCGCTGCTCCAGGTCGAGGGCGCGAAGGATATCGCGGTCGAATTCACCTCGCTGTCCAAGACCTATTCGATGGCCGGCTGGCGCATGGGGTTCGCGGTCGGCAATGCGAAGATGATCGGCGCCCTGAAGCGCGTGAAATCCTATCTCGATTATGGCGCCTTCACCCCGATCCAGGCCGCCGCGGTCGCCGCGCTGAACGGCCCGCAGGACTGTGTCGAGGCCAACCGGCAGCTCTACAAGGCACGCCGCGACGTGATGGTCGAAGCCTTCGGCCGCGCGGGCTGGGACGTCCCCCCGCCCGCCGCCTCGATGTTCGTCTGGGCGCCCATCCCCGAACCCTATCGCGACATGGGCAGCATGGCATTCGCCAAGCGGCTGATCACCGAGGCCGGCGTCGCCGTCGCACCCGGCATCGGCTTTGGCGAGGAAGGCGAAGGCTATGTCCGCCTCGCCCTCGTCGAGAACGAGCAACGCATCCGCCAGGCCGCACGCGGCATCAAGGCGATGCTCGACAAGGGTTAA
- a CDS encoding L,D-transpeptidase family protein — translation MIRRLSLVALGALAIGACTTAPAPAPEIVEVVPEKPKGFVMPEGYRWSHGHGPEAIEAMKATFGITELGPNEFRWADELPTEGEPRVIVDLKTQMSFAYVGDTLVGATSVSTGKAGKETQLGFWPILSKHKKYRSRKYDNAPMPYFQRMDRFGIGLHGGHNPGYPASHGCIRLPEEYAAKLFALTKIGTEVVVEG, via the coding sequence ATGATTCGCCGCCTCTCCCTCGTCGCGCTCGGCGCGCTTGCCATCGGTGCCTGCACCACCGCGCCGGCGCCCGCGCCCGAAATCGTCGAAGTCGTGCCCGAAAAGCCCAAGGGGTTCGTGATGCCCGAGGGGTATCGCTGGAGCCACGGTCACGGACCCGAGGCGATCGAGGCGATGAAAGCGACCTTCGGCATCACCGAGCTCGGCCCCAACGAATTTCGCTGGGCCGACGAGCTCCCGACCGAGGGCGAGCCGCGCGTCATCGTCGATCTCAAGACGCAGATGAGCTTCGCTTATGTCGGCGACACGCTGGTCGGCGCGACCTCGGTTTCGACGGGCAAAGCGGGCAAGGAGACCCAGCTGGGTTTCTGGCCGATCCTCTCGAAGCACAAGAAATATCGCAGCCGCAAATATGACAATGCGCCCATGCCCTATTTCCAGCGCATGGACCGCTTTGGGATCGGGCTGCACGGCGGGCACAATCCGGGCTATCCCGCCAGCCACGGCTGCATCCGCTTGCCCGAGGAATATGCCGCCAAGCTGTTCGCGCTGACCAAGATCGGCACCGAGGTCGTCGTCGAAGGCTAG
- a CDS encoding DUF2721 domain-containing protein, which yields MASPFLPSLAQVAATVELAVAPVFLLAGIGAFLNVCTGRLARIVDRARGLEPRVLASRGSEHDRLRDEARLLDRRMRVCNRAIFLAVLGAVLISLLVILLFVAALSDLDLGTWVALLFIAAMLATGLSFATFLVETRLATAAIRVSEEVLFHEDQRD from the coding sequence ATGGCCAGCCCCTTCCTTCCCTCGCTCGCGCAGGTCGCCGCGACTGTCGAACTGGCGGTCGCGCCCGTTTTCCTGCTCGCGGGAATCGGCGCCTTCCTCAACGTCTGCACCGGCCGTCTCGCGCGGATCGTCGATCGTGCGCGCGGGCTCGAACCGCGTGTCCTCGCCTCGCGGGGTAGCGAACATGACCGGCTGCGTGACGAGGCGCGATTGCTCGACCGCCGCATGCGCGTGTGCAACCGCGCCATCTTCCTCGCCGTGCTCGGCGCGGTGCTAATCTCGCTATTGGTGATCCTGCTGTTTGTTGCGGCGCTGTCCGACCTCGACCTCGGCACCTGGGTCGCCCTCTTGTTCATTGCCGCGATGCTCGCGACGGGCCTCAGTTTCGCGACCTTCCTCGTCGAAACGCGGCTCGCCACCGCGGCCATTCGCGTCAGCGAGGAAGTCCTCTTCCACGAGGACCAGCGCGACTAG